The following are from one region of the Acidobacteriota bacterium genome:
- a CDS encoding polymer-forming cytoskeletal protein translates to MALFKKDRSDESVNYPMMEVENVAPVETRRAAAPGPQSPSGGSVIGKGLKFVGTITGDEDLTIDGTVEGEIKTSRVVAIGPGGFLKANVHGESVMVLGRVVGNISADQKVVLKPTAKVEGNITCVSFVVNEGASFEGNINMRQAAKNQGPRRNESEIPREDEAISTP, encoded by the coding sequence ATGGCGCTATTCAAGAAGGACCGCAGCGACGAGTCGGTGAACTACCCCATGATGGAGGTGGAAAACGTCGCCCCCGTGGAAACGCGGCGGGCCGCCGCCCCGGGCCCGCAGTCCCCGTCGGGCGGCTCCGTCATCGGGAAGGGCCTCAAGTTCGTCGGGACCATCACCGGGGATGAAGACCTCACCATCGACGGGACTGTTGAAGGCGAGATCAAGACGAGCCGTGTCGTCGCCATCGGCCCCGGGGGCTTTCTGAAGGCGAACGTGCACGGCGAGTCGGTGATGGTGCTGGGGCGCGTCGTGGGAAACATCTCCGCGGACCAGAAGGTCGTCCTCAAGCCCACGGCCAAGGTGGAGGGCAACATCACCTGCGTCAGTTTCGTGGTGAACGAGGGCGCCTCCTTCGAAGGCAACATCAACATGCGCCAGGCCGCCAAGAACCAGGGGCCCCGCCGCAACGAAAGCGAAATTCCCCGGGAAGACGAAGCGATTTCAACCCCCTGA
- a CDS encoding YqhA family protein gives MKNPIREFRFVAVVGTLFIFVASISTFVWGSIRTVKLVQVLLVDFDRFTAVSAIEVLDSFLIASTLLLFGFGLYDLFIGGLGLPAALTIRDFHELKSRLSGVLILLMVVFFIEHFVQWKTGEDILRQAAALFLVAVALIAFNRFGDTEKQ, from the coding sequence ATGAAAAACCCGATCAGAGAATTCCGTTTCGTTGCCGTCGTCGGGACGCTTTTCATCTTCGTGGCCTCGATCTCCACTTTCGTCTGGGGCTCGATACGAACCGTCAAGCTCGTCCAGGTCCTCCTGGTGGATTTCGACCGGTTCACCGCGGTGTCCGCCATCGAGGTTCTGGACTCCTTTCTGATCGCCTCGACCCTCCTGCTCTTCGGTTTCGGGCTCTACGACCTCTTCATCGGCGGCCTTGGCCTTCCCGCCGCGCTCACCATCAGGGATTTCCACGAATTGAAAAGCCGTCTCAGCGGCGTTCTCATCCTGCTGATGGTCGTCTTTTTCATCGAGCACTTCGTTCAGTGGAAGACCGGTGAGGATATCCTGCGCCAAGCCGCCGCCCTGTTCCTGGTTGCTGTCGCGCTGATCGCCTTCAACCGCTTCGGAGACACGGAAAAACAGTGA
- a CDS encoding threonylcarbamoyl-AMP synthase has translation METRIVKVHFETPDRSTLKAVSRMLVDGGVCVLPTDTIYGLHCRADRPDAVRDLLQLKCRPADKPMVVLVPSPDFPAKAGIPVPPIARRLMDKFWPGPLTLVLPDPGVFPPEVTAGLPSVALRYPGYPILQKILEYAGVPLVSTSVNISGEEPLQTVEEIIRRFGGRVRGILDAGALEPRRPSTLVSLVETPPRVIREGAIPASFIHLDPVDS, from the coding sequence ATGGAAACGCGAATTGTCAAGGTGCATTTTGAAACCCCCGACCGTTCCACGCTCAAGGCCGTGTCCCGCATGCTGGTGGACGGGGGCGTCTGCGTACTGCCCACCGACACCATCTACGGGCTGCACTGCCGGGCCGACCGGCCCGACGCCGTCCGGGACCTTCTGCAGCTCAAATGCCGCCCCGCGGACAAGCCCATGGTCGTCCTCGTTCCGTCCCCCGACTTTCCCGCGAAGGCCGGCATCCCGGTCCCCCCGATCGCCCGCCGCCTGATGGACAAGTTCTGGCCGGGCCCTCTCACGCTGGTGTTGCCCGACCCCGGCGTCTTCCCCCCGGAAGTGACCGCCGGGCTGCCCTCGGTCGCCCTCCGTTACCCCGGCTACCCGATCCTCCAGAAAATCCTCGAGTACGCCGGTGTCCCCCTCGTGTCCACCAGCGTGAACATCAGCGGCGAAGAACCGCTTCAGACCGTGGAAGAGATCATCCGGCGCTTCGGCGGGCGGGTCCGGGGCATCCTGGACGCTGGGGCCCTCGAGCCGCGCCGTCCCTCCACCCTGGTCTCCCTGGTGGAAACTCCCCCCCGGGTGATCCGGGAGGGGGCCATCCCCGCGTCCTTCATTCACCTCGACCCCGTTGATTCGTGA
- a CDS encoding trypsin-like peptidase domain-containing protein — protein sequence MRLKNILLLAILTNTLPAPAPGQAADTEQRRASICKPSVVRIIDGVSANFTFTWEAKGIQKQYPVSTIASGSGFFVNPSGFIATNAHVVEITKEFTMGNREKALEPLINQYVQSVCRDLSINPASINDAIRREILSMTTVNGEPQNIHLVLMPDKRHLPFAVRSFGAPVGEGKDIAVIKIDVQNAPVLKLGDFEKVQLQDHITVIGFPAAADTDVLDSASILEPSITDGKVSARKTLEDGCPVLQISAPTTHGNSGGPVLNDRGEVIGMLTFRGDTVGGQEVSGFSFIFPSTAIMDFIHQAGTTNTDSPSTAAFTEALNFYWNENFSAAKTKFEEVLRLYPQHLDAGRFVEECRRAIGAGRDKPIAGAPSGGASTAETASSTDAKNIWLWVGIGGGGLVLVLTVVILIVVGRKKKVPPEAPYGGYEAYEQPPEAYPPYGEAPYGSAPPAYPDPGYGASPPPPYPPAGPYGEAPYPQGYGPVEPQPPVPPPPPPGMGYPGQAAPDSFGKTIVVPPAFASPGEIVFTSGPLRDQRFALSLAGVYIGRDANSAQVVIPDGRVSKRHLWVGIRDGQPILQDMGSTNGTFVNALGTPRVSETVLQNGDTVIISEADVARFIYRK from the coding sequence ATGCGCTTGAAAAATATCCTCCTTCTCGCGATCCTCACGAACACCCTGCCCGCCCCGGCCCCCGGCCAGGCCGCGGACACCGAGCAGCGGCGGGCGAGCATCTGCAAACCCTCCGTCGTCCGCATCATCGACGGCGTCAGCGCCAACTTCACCTTCACCTGGGAAGCGAAAGGGATCCAGAAGCAGTACCCCGTCTCCACCATCGCCTCCGGGTCCGGTTTCTTCGTCAACCCTTCGGGTTTCATCGCCACCAACGCCCACGTCGTGGAAATCACGAAAGAATTCACCATGGGGAACCGGGAGAAGGCGCTCGAGCCCCTCATCAACCAGTACGTCCAGTCGGTCTGCCGGGACCTGTCCATCAACCCCGCCTCCATCAACGACGCGATCCGCCGCGAAATCCTGAGCATGACCACCGTCAACGGCGAACCGCAGAACATCCACCTGGTCCTCATGCCCGACAAGCGGCACCTCCCCTTCGCGGTCCGGTCCTTCGGGGCCCCGGTGGGGGAAGGCAAGGACATCGCCGTCATCAAGATCGACGTGCAGAACGCCCCCGTTCTCAAGCTGGGGGACTTCGAGAAGGTCCAGCTTCAGGACCACATCACCGTCATCGGCTTTCCGGCTGCGGCGGACACCGACGTCCTGGACTCCGCCTCCATCCTGGAGCCGTCCATCACCGACGGGAAGGTCTCCGCCCGGAAAACCCTCGAGGACGGCTGCCCGGTGCTGCAGATCAGCGCCCCCACCACCCACGGCAACTCCGGCGGCCCGGTCCTCAACGACCGCGGGGAGGTCATCGGGATGCTCACCTTCCGGGGGGACACCGTCGGGGGGCAGGAAGTCAGCGGGTTCTCCTTCATCTTCCCCTCCACCGCCATCATGGACTTCATCCACCAGGCGGGGACCACCAACACGGACAGCCCCTCCACCGCCGCCTTCACCGAGGCGCTGAACTTCTACTGGAACGAGAATTTCTCCGCGGCGAAGACCAAGTTCGAGGAGGTCCTGCGGCTCTACCCCCAGCACCTGGATGCCGGCCGCTTCGTGGAGGAGTGCCGGAGGGCCATCGGCGCCGGCCGCGACAAGCCCATCGCCGGGGCGCCGTCCGGAGGGGCTTCCACGGCCGAAACCGCCTCATCGACGGACGCGAAGAACATCTGGCTCTGGGTGGGGATCGGCGGCGGCGGCCTCGTCCTCGTCCTGACGGTGGTCATCCTGATCGTCGTGGGAAGAAAGAAGAAAGTCCCTCCCGAGGCGCCCTACGGCGGCTACGAGGCCTACGAGCAACCCCCGGAGGCCTACCCGCCCTACGGCGAGGCCCCCTACGGGAGCGCCCCGCCGGCTTACCCCGACCCCGGTTACGGCGCGTCCCCCCCGCCGCCGTATCCCCCGGCAGGCCCCTACGGCGAAGCCCCCTACCCGCAGGGGTACGGCCCGGTGGAACCGCAACCCCCCGTCCCGCCCCCGCCGCCCCCTGGTATGGGTTACCCCGGGCAGGCGGCCCCCGACAGTTTCGGGAAGACCATCGTGGTCCCCCCGGCCTTCGCCAGCCCCGGTGAAATCGTCTTCACCTCCGGCCCGCTGCGGGACCAGCGCTTCGCCCTCTCCCTCGCCGGGGTGTACATCGGCCGGGACGCCAACTCCGCCCAGGTCGTCATCCCCGACGGGCGGGTCTCCAAGCGGCATTTGTGGGTGGGGATCCGCGACGGCCAGCCGATCCTGCAGGACATGGGGTCCACCAACGGGACCTTTGTCAACGCGCTGGGGACACCTCGGGTTTCCGAAACCGTCCTGCAGAACGGCGACACGGTCATCATCTCCGAGGCCGACGTCGCCCGGTTCATCTACCGCAAGTGA